In a single window of the Thunnus albacares chromosome 1, fThuAlb1.1, whole genome shotgun sequence genome:
- the LOC122987439 gene encoding stathmin-4-like translates to MSCSRLLFGADAAELQIFSLNREERSSITAGNRLYLTTVSLQENNSNNSSRMTLAAYREKMRELPLVSLFCSCILPKPSDTTGNKKEGVVDLNLCNIRDMEVIELSKRASGQAFEVILKPPTFDGGPELTTPPRQKPSLEEIQKKLDAAQERRKCHEAELLKHLAERREHEREVAQKALTKECQGHRADADKEQRQMHLNTSQERLQEEDKHSVEVS, encoded by the exons ATGTCATGCAGCAggctgctgtttggtgctgatgCTGCTGAGCTGCAGATCTTCAGTctgaacagagaggagagatcGAGCATCACTGCAGG GAACAGACTCTACCTCACCACAGTGTCTttgcaagaaaacaacagcaacaacagcagcagaatgaCTCTAGCAG CATACAGAGAGAAGATGCGAGAGCTCCCCCTGGTGTCTCTCTTCTGCTCCTGCATCCTTCCCAAACCCTCAGACACCACCGGCAACAAGAAGGAAG GCGTGGTGGACTTGAACCTGTGTAACATCCGGGACATGGAGGTGATCGAGCTGAGCAAGCGGGCGAGCGGTCAGGCCTTTGAGGTCATCCTGAAGCCGCCCACCTTCGACGGCGGGCCCGAGCTGACCACACCGCCTCGCCAGAAACCCTCGCTGGAGGAGATCCAGAAGAAACTGGACGCTGCTCAGGAGAGGAGAAAG TGTCACGAGGCCGAGCTGCTGAAGCATTTGGCGGAGAGGAGGGAGCACGAGCGTGAAGTCGCTCAGAAAGCTTTGACCAAAGAGTGCCAGGGTCACCGTGCCGACGCCGACAAGGAGCAGAGGCAGATGCACCTGAATACCTCGCAGGAACGGCTGCAGGAGGAG gACAAGCACAGTGTGGAG